One segment of Carya illinoinensis cultivar Pawnee chromosome 1, C.illinoinensisPawnee_v1, whole genome shotgun sequence DNA contains the following:
- the LOC122294863 gene encoding uncharacterized protein LOC122294863: protein MASWKKTITTPFKKACTFFNQQPRDQKKPQPENENRASDLHGEVMACAYEDVQVMWSILDKSKSTPCNITS, encoded by the exons ATGGCTTCTTGGAAAAAAACCATCACAACCCCATTCAAAAAAGCCTGCACTTTCTTCAACCAGCAGCCGAGGGATCAAAAGAAGCCACAACCAG AGAATGAGAATCGTGCGTCGGATTTGCATGGTGAAGTGATGGCATGCGCTTATGAAGATGTTCAAGTGATGTGGTCAATTCTGGACAAGTCCAAGTCCACACCCTGCAACATTACTTCTTGA
- the LOC122316597 gene encoding transcription factor HY5-like isoform X1 — protein MGKWRLLRQRVRFLTKLCFSKDHKNPSKKVGSGQNTAVLSTAAFPVHILLLLETRKQALRSLQIKEPQMSLPRAGDGTGANTPPLESSSEQKQEQQQVQTAEEDAVGSSTWRRLSENNSPVSHSFLPQKKSKVEESDDDLFTVPDVEAPPPTNTAIISNVFGNGNRENNAEIQHQTGLSMKRRRGRNPVDKEYRRLKRLLRNRVSAQQARERKKVYVNDLESRAQELLDKNSKLEEKISTLINENTMLRKVLINTRPKNDESIDPKQDHFSKS, from the exons ATGGGAAAGTGGCGGCTTTTACGTCAACGTGTTCGTTTTTTAACCAAACTTTGCTTCTCCAAGGACCACAAAAATCCGAGCAAGAAAGTGGGTTCCGGACAGAATACTGCAGTATTGTCGACCGCTGCATTTCCGGTTCATATTCTCCTCTTGTTGGAGACACGGAAGCAAGCACTAAGATCACTCCAAATTAAGGAGCCGCAGATGTCTCTTCCGAGAGCCGGAGATGGAACAGGGGCCAACACTCCCCCGCTGGAATCCTCTAGTGAGCAGAAGCAGGAACAGCAGCAGGTTCAGACGGCCGAGGAAGATGCAGTTGGCTCCTCTACGTGGAGGAGGCTCAGTGAAAACAATAGCCCTGTATCCCATTCCTTCCTTCCACAAAAGAAGAGCAAAGTAG AAGAGAGCGATGACGATTTGTTCACGGTTCCAGACGTGGAAGCTCCACCACCAACCAACACTGCCATCATATCCAATGTCTTTGGTAATGGTAACCGGGAAAATAATGCAGAGATTCAGCACCAGACTGGGTTGTCCATGAAACGCCGCAGGGGACGAAACCCTGTTGATAAAGAGTACAGACGCCTCAAGAG gTTGCTGAGGAACAGGGTGTCTGCACAACAGGCCCGAGAAAGGAAGAAGGTATATGTCAATGATCTTGAATCAAGAGCCCAGGAATTGCTGGACAAGAACTCCAAGTTAGAAGAGAAGATCTCAACTTTGATCAATGAGAATACCATGCTTAGGAAG GTTCTTATCAACACGAGGCCTAAGAATGATGAAAGTATTGATCCGAAGCAGGATCATTTTAGCAAGAGCTGA
- the LOC122316597 gene encoding transcription factor HY5-like isoform X2: MGKWRLLRQRVRFLTKLCFSKDHKNPSKKVGSGQNTAVLSTAAFPVHILLLLETRKQALRSLQIKEPQMSLPRAGDGTGANTPPLESSSEQKQEQQQVQTAEEDAVGSSTWRRLSENNSPVSHSFLPQKKSKVESDDDLFTVPDVEAPPPTNTAIISNVFGNGNRENNAEIQHQTGLSMKRRRGRNPVDKEYRRLKRLLRNRVSAQQARERKKVYVNDLESRAQELLDKNSKLEEKISTLINENTMLRKVLINTRPKNDESIDPKQDHFSKS, from the exons ATGGGAAAGTGGCGGCTTTTACGTCAACGTGTTCGTTTTTTAACCAAACTTTGCTTCTCCAAGGACCACAAAAATCCGAGCAAGAAAGTGGGTTCCGGACAGAATACTGCAGTATTGTCGACCGCTGCATTTCCGGTTCATATTCTCCTCTTGTTGGAGACACGGAAGCAAGCACTAAGATCACTCCAAATTAAGGAGCCGCAGATGTCTCTTCCGAGAGCCGGAGATGGAACAGGGGCCAACACTCCCCCGCTGGAATCCTCTAGTGAGCAGAAGCAGGAACAGCAGCAGGTTCAGACGGCCGAGGAAGATGCAGTTGGCTCCTCTACGTGGAGGAGGCTCAGTGAAAACAATAGCCCTGTATCCCATTCCTTCCTTCCACAAAAGAAGAGCAAAGTAG AGAGCGATGACGATTTGTTCACGGTTCCAGACGTGGAAGCTCCACCACCAACCAACACTGCCATCATATCCAATGTCTTTGGTAATGGTAACCGGGAAAATAATGCAGAGATTCAGCACCAGACTGGGTTGTCCATGAAACGCCGCAGGGGACGAAACCCTGTTGATAAAGAGTACAGACGCCTCAAGAG gTTGCTGAGGAACAGGGTGTCTGCACAACAGGCCCGAGAAAGGAAGAAGGTATATGTCAATGATCTTGAATCAAGAGCCCAGGAATTGCTGGACAAGAACTCCAAGTTAGAAGAGAAGATCTCAACTTTGATCAATGAGAATACCATGCTTAGGAAG GTTCTTATCAACACGAGGCCTAAGAATGATGAAAGTATTGATCCGAAGCAGGATCATTTTAGCAAGAGCTGA
- the LOC122294953 gene encoding uncharacterized protein LOC122294953: MSERQSKNFEQLLDDVRCPLYPGCEKFSKLSFIVKLLHIKTIGGWTIKSFNMVLQLLKSAFPDIQLPNSYHEARRLEHGLGFSYVKIDACPNDCMLFWKDDADKESCSKCNESRWVSSRRKKGRIPQKVLRYFPLKPRLQRLFMSKNIAKEMRWHKEERLDDHSTLRHPADSKMWRQFDKDYTWFAEDARNVRLGLASDGFNPFNNMSKPYSIWPVILVPYNLPPWLCMKDPYLILSLLIPGPKASGNDIDVYLQPLVNDLKELWEDGIDTYDASKRENFQLHAALLWTINDFPAYANLSGWSTKGKMACPLCREDTDSKWLKHGRKHCYMGHRRFLPSTHAWRKKKAAFNGCEDHRLPPPDLVGYDVLHQLEQIGNTEFGKGSRKRKRTPSELNWTKQSIFFHLPYWSMLPLRHNLDVMHIEKNICDNVLGTVMDIEGKTKDTANARRDLMELGLRKELHLQPSANGYSMMLGSYTLDIDQRRRFCEWLASVKFPNGFASNISRCVSVADGKISGMKSHDCHVFMQRLLPVAIGGFLRSDIRLALTEFSSFFKALCARTLTLDILKRLQNDIAIILCKLEMIFPPAFFDIMVHLAIHLPREAYLAGPVQYRWMYPFERYLGKFKRYVRNKARPEGSIAQAYVHVECLSFCSLYIHDVGTIHNREERNRDIDKGIESEHFSIFSQKIRPLGSPTSNRLDKPLFAKARWYVLNNCAEISQYLDEHLTKLKEISSENIDRRHQVEFPSWFRTRIQEIRSTSPDDVADDIYALACGPDPWVSSYSACIMNGIRFHTIKHGEFRATQNSGVVVQGEHRSQPVDFYGVLIDILQLRYMGWRHVYLFRCDWFDIGDRRRGIRVGDHLTSVNTARKWYKDEPFALACQASQVFYLKDTNLGGNWSVVQKITSRNVYDVPTMPVANDDVDDAENLNVPAFQENDPSYVEVVPECDDDDTGQGLHRTDVEPTHIAEERTLQHAIPSQADDEEFIDDEEDENDDNHTHSSEDILSDSQSSSDDGMILC; this comes from the exons ATGAGTGAGCGGCAATCGAAAAATTTTGAACAATTGTTAGATGATGTCAGATGTCCACTTTATCCTGGTTGCGAAAAATTCTCTAAGCTTTCATTTATAGTTAAGCTACTCCATATCAAAACTATTGGTGGGTGGACTATCAAGTCATTTAACATGGTTTTACAATTGTTAAAATCAGCTTTCCCAGACATTCAGTTGCCAAACTCATACCATGAGGCTCGACGCTTAGAGCATGGGTTGGGTTTTAGTTATGTGAAGATAGACGCTTGCCCAAATGATTGCATGCTATTTTGGAAAGATGATGCTGATAAAGAAAGTTGTTCTAAATGCAACGAGTCAAGGTGGGTGTCCAGTAGAAGAAAAAAGGGGAGGATTCCCCAAAAGGTATTGCGATACTTCCCTCTGAAACCTCGGTTACAAAGACTGTTTATGTCAAAGAATATTGCAAAAgaaatgagatggcataaagaagAACGACTTGATGACCACAGTACTTTAAGGCATCCTGCTGATTCTAAGATGTGGAGACAATTTGATAAAGACTACACCTGGTTTGCAGAAGATGCTCGGAATGTGAGATTGGGGCTAGCCAGTGATGGATTCAATCCATTCAACAATATGAGTAAACCTTATAGCATTTGGCCTGTGATACTCGTGCCATACAACTTGCCTCCTTGGTTGTGCATGAAAGATCCGTACTTAATACTCTCCTTACTCATACCTGGGCCCAAAGCATCGGGAAACGACATAGATGTTTATTTGCAACCTTTAGTGAATGACTTAAAAGAATTATGGGAGGACGGCATAGATACCTATGATGCATCAAAGCGTGAAAATTTCCAGTTACATGCTGCACTATTATGGACAATTAATGATTTCCCCGCATATGCCAAtctttctgggtggagcacaaaaggAAAGATGGCTTGCCCATTATGCAGGGAAGACACAGATTCAAAGTGGTTGAAACATGGGAggaaacattgttatatgggtcATCGTCGCTTCTTGCCATCCACGCATgcttggagaaagaaaaaggctGCATTCAATGGATGTGAGGATCATCGCTTGCCACCTCCAGATCTAGTAGGATATGATGTACTCCATCAACTAGAGCAGATTGGTAACACCGAATTTGGTAAAGGGTCTCGAAAGAGAAAACGCACACCATCTGAATTGAACTGGACAAAACAAAGTATATTCTTCCATTTACCTTATTGGTCCATGTTACCATTAAGACATAATCTCGATgtcatgcacattgaaaaaaatatttgcgACAATGTCTTAGGAACAGTGATggatattgaaggaaaaaccaAAGATACAGCTAATGCACGTAGGGATTTGATGGAGCTTGGGTTAAGGAAGGAATTACATTTACAACCTTCGGCGAATGGGTACTCCATGATGCTTGGCTCCTACACATTGGATATCGATCAGAGGAGACGTTTCTGTGAATGGCTTGCATCTGTTAAATTTCCCAATGGTTTTGCCTCGAACATCTCTAGATGTGTTTCAGTTGCTGATGGAAAGATATCaggaatgaaaagtcatgactgtcatgtGTTCATGCAAAGATTACTTCCGGTTGCAATTGGGGGGTTTTTACGATCTGATATTCGTCTTGCATTGACCGAGTTCAGTTCGTTTTTCAAGGCCTTGTGTGCCCGAACGTTAACACTAGACATATTGAAGCGACTACAAAATGACATTGCGATTATCCTCTGcaagcttgagatgattttcCCACCTGCTTTCTTCGATATCATGGTACACCTCGCCATTCACTTACCCCGCGAGGCTTACCTTGCAGGGCCTgttcaatataggtggatgtatccttttgagAGATATTTGGGAAAATTCAAGCGTTATGTAAGGAATAAGGCTCGCCCAGAAGGTTCAATTGCTCAAGCATATGTCCATGTTGAATGCTTATCCTTTTGCTCCCTGTACATCCATGATGTTGGGACCATACATAATCGGGAGGAAAGAAACAGAGATATAGATAAGGGTATAGAATCTGaacatttctctattttctcacaaAAGATACGTCCTTTGGGCTCACCTACCTCCAATCGATTAGATAAACCACTATTTGCAAAGGCAAGGTGGTACGTGCTTAATAATTGTGCTGAGATTAGTCAATACCTAGA TGAACACCTGACGAAGTTGAAAGAAATTTCATCCGAGAATATCGATCGTAGACATCAAGTTGAATTTCCAAGTTGGTTTCGTACACGG ATTCAAGAAATACGTTCAACAAGTCCTGATGACGTGGCAGATGACATTTATGCACTCGCTTGTGGACCAGATCCATGGGTCTCTTCATATTCTGCTTGCATAATGAATGGCATCAGATTCCACACAATAAAGCATGGAGAATTTCGTGCAACCCAGAATAGTGGGGTTGTTGTTCAAGGGGAACACCGATCACAGCCTGTTGATTTTTATGGTGTATTGATTGACATATTGCAATTACGTTATATGGGTTGGCGTCATGTATATTTGTTTAGATGTGATTGGTTTGATATCGGTGATAGGAGGAGAGGAATACGTGTTGGGGACCACCTAACTAGTGTTAACACTGCTCGCAAatggtataaggatgaaccattCGCCCTTGCTTGTCAAGCTTCCCAAGTGTTTTACCTTAAAGACACTAACCTGGGTGGTAATTGGTCCGTCGTGCAAAAGATTACAAGTAGAAACGTGTATGATGTTCCAACTATGCCCGTGGCCAACGATGATGTCGATGATGCCGAAAATCTGAATGTTCCTGCTTTCCAAGAGAATGACCCCTCATATGTAGAAGTTGTACCCGaatgtgatgatgatgatactgGGCAGGGGTTGCATAGAACTGACGTGGAACCAACCCATATTGCTGAAGAAAGAACATTGCAACATGCAATACCCTCACAAGCTGATGATGAAGAATTCATTGATGATGAAGaggatgaaaatgatgataatcATACTCATAGCAGTGAAGACATTCTCTCGGACAGCCAGTCTTCGTCTGACGATGGTATGATTCTATGCTAG
- the LOC122316613 gene encoding chromatin structure-remodeling complex protein BSH, with protein MKPPASTFSKAPVKFRMPTADNLVPIRLDIEIDGQRFKDAFTWNPSDPDSEVAVFAKRTVKDLKLPPAFITQIASSIQSQLAEFRSFEGQDMYTGEKIVPIKLDLRVNHTLIKDQFLWDLNNFESDPEEFARTFCRDLGIEDPEVGPAVAFAIREQLFEVATQSVASARESRLSKKGRRGFEYVPASKAGGAVLDLVKLFGHKSSVVRKRKEWEVYEPIVDHLSNEEVDALEAREERNFR; from the exons ATGAAACCACCGGCGTCAACTTTCTCTAAAGCCCCCGTCAAGTTCAGGAT GCCGACTGCGGACAACTTGGTACCAATTCGTTTGGACATCGAAATTGACGGGCAGAGATTCAAAGATGCTTTTACTTGGAACCCTTCTG atcCGGATTCGGAAGTCGCTGTATTTGCAAAAAGGACAGTGAAAGATTTGAAGCTGCCTCCAGCATTCATAACACAGATTGCTTCATCCATTCAA TCGCAGCTTGCAGAATTTCGATCATTTGAAGGACAAGATATGTACACTGGCGAGAAGATTGTTCCTATTAAG CTTGATCTTCGAGTTAATCATACACTTATAAAGGACCAATTTTTGTGG GATTTGAACAACTTTGAGAGTGATCCGGAAGAGTTTGCTAGAACCTTCTGCAGAGATCTGGGCATTGAAGACCCTGAAGTTGGA CCGGCAGTTGCCTTTGCTATTAGAGAGCAGCTTTTTGAG GTTGCAACTCAAAGCGTAGCTTCAGCAAGAGAAAGCAGACTAAGCAAGAAGGGTCGACGGGGGTTTGAATATGTTCCAGCCAG TAAAGCAGGTGGTGCTGTACTGGACCTGGTGAAGCTTTTTGGTCATAAATCTAGTGTTGTTCG GAAAAGAAAGGAGTGGGAAGTATACGAACCCATTGTTGATCATCTATCTAATGAGGAGGTGGATGCCCTTGAAGCTAGAGAAGAGAGGAATTTTCGGTAA